In Longimicrobiales bacterium, the following proteins share a genomic window:
- a CDS encoding GMC family oxidoreductase, translating to MSPRMPGQPMSRRAFLAPSAVTYQTREQVDFVVIGSGAAGGVMARELSQAGFSVVVLEQGPYRRATDVSHDEVDITFDKAIAVDDPQTFRPTASDPAETQKAPFPPAFYAKTVGGSSAHFTGNYWRFRPIDFQERSVLGAIPGTGLADWPISYEDLEPYYTKVDWDVGVSGAPGPNDPPRSRGYPHPPLPVKSSGVLFERGARALGFNPYPAPMAILSEPRPGRGSCVHCGSCMGFMCEMNAKSSTLASLIPEAEATGKCEIRAESTVHRIELNDDGRVREVVYYDRDGVVQAQAAKAVVLCANGAETPRILFMSESSGFPQGLANGSGMVGTHLMFNGNGLAHGQFEEPLNEFKSVQVTRICTDWYDSDPKRGFYGGGGMDGRMMFSQPILFALTGLPPDSPAWGPEFRRTLARQFNRTMQIATHSTSLPLATNTVTLDDEVTDQYGRPGLRVTYKDHPDDLAMVTFLRDRAGEILEAAGATKVWKDPVGEQNVGFHLLGTCRMGDDPATSVVDKYHRSHEVRNLFICDGSSLVTSGRGQPTMTIQALAFRAAEHIAEAARKGDI from the coding sequence ATGAGCCCCCGCATGCCTGGCCAGCCCATGAGCCGACGGGCGTTCCTCGCGCCGTCGGCCGTCACTTATCAGACCCGAGAGCAGGTGGACTTCGTGGTAATCGGGTCCGGCGCCGCCGGGGGCGTCATGGCTCGGGAGTTGTCTCAAGCGGGCTTCTCGGTGGTGGTACTGGAGCAGGGTCCCTATCGGCGCGCGACTGACGTGAGCCACGATGAGGTCGACATCACCTTCGACAAGGCGATTGCCGTCGACGACCCTCAGACGTTTCGCCCCACGGCTTCCGACCCCGCCGAAACGCAGAAGGCACCGTTCCCTCCGGCCTTCTACGCCAAGACGGTGGGAGGGAGCAGCGCCCATTTCACCGGCAACTACTGGCGCTTCCGTCCCATCGATTTTCAGGAGCGCAGCGTCCTTGGGGCCATCCCTGGCACCGGCCTGGCGGACTGGCCCATCAGCTACGAGGACCTCGAACCCTACTACACCAAGGTGGACTGGGATGTGGGTGTGTCCGGTGCTCCTGGACCCAACGACCCGCCCCGCTCCCGAGGGTATCCCCATCCGCCCCTTCCCGTGAAGTCGTCCGGTGTGCTCTTCGAACGGGGAGCGCGGGCGCTGGGCTTCAATCCGTATCCGGCGCCCATGGCCATCCTCTCGGAGCCCCGTCCGGGACGCGGCTCCTGCGTCCATTGCGGTTCGTGCATGGGATTCATGTGCGAGATGAACGCTAAGTCGTCGACCTTGGCCAGTCTGATCCCCGAGGCCGAGGCCACCGGGAAGTGCGAGATCCGAGCGGAGAGCACGGTGCACCGCATCGAACTGAACGACGACGGCCGGGTGCGCGAAGTGGTGTACTACGACCGGGACGGGGTCGTCCAGGCTCAGGCAGCCAAGGCCGTGGTGCTGTGCGCCAACGGCGCTGAGACCCCACGAATCCTGTTCATGTCGGAGTCGTCGGGCTTTCCGCAGGGGTTGGCCAACGGCAGCGGCATGGTGGGCACGCATCTCATGTTCAATGGGAACGGGTTGGCCCACGGCCAGTTCGAGGAACCGTTGAACGAGTTCAAGAGCGTCCAGGTGACGCGGATCTGCACCGACTGGTACGACTCGGATCCCAAGCGGGGCTTCTACGGCGGGGGCGGGATGGATGGGCGGATGATGTTCTCGCAGCCCATTCTCTTTGCGTTGACCGGACTTCCCCCCGACTCGCCGGCGTGGGGGCCAGAGTTCCGGCGCACCCTGGCCCGTCAGTTCAATCGCACGATGCAGATCGCGACGCACTCCACCTCGCTTCCCCTGGCGACCAACACGGTGACGTTGGACGACGAGGTCACGGATCAATACGGCCGTCCAGGGCTCCGGGTCACGTATAAGGACCACCCGGACGACCTGGCCATGGTGACATTCCTCCGGGATCGAGCCGGGGAGATCCTAGAGGCGGCGGGTGCCACGAAGGTCTGGAAGGATCCCGTGGGGGAGCAGAACGTGGGCTTCCACCTGTTGGGTACCTGCCGCATGGGCGACGACCCCGCCACTTCCGTGGTGGACAAGTATCACCGGAGCCATGAGGTGCGGAACCTGTTCATCTGCGACGGGAGCAGTCTTGTTACGTCGGGGAGAGGACAGCCCACCATGACGATCCAGGCGCTGGCCTTCCGGGCGGCGGAGCACATCGCGGAGGCGGCCAGGAAAGGCGACATCTGA
- a CDS encoding gluconate 2-dehydrogenase subunit 3 family protein, protein MPSTPTSRRDFLRSTGLLAVGGGLALSLTGCMEAADSASEAFENGEGPRVLTEEERRTLEAFSDRILPPDGDAPGASALGAVVFMDHYAAQKPDVLEVIRHGLEVLDARVSEAHPDPGGFAELDGDAMDAIVGGLEMDAPDAFWPLQNMVVFGAFSAPARGGNRDKAGWAMLGYDDRMAWQPPFGFYDAQAAQGGDQ, encoded by the coding sequence ATGCCCTCGACTCCCACCTCCCGCCGTGATTTCCTTCGCTCCACCGGCCTCCTCGCTGTTGGAGGTGGTCTTGCGCTCTCCCTCACGGGATGCATGGAGGCCGCAGACTCAGCGTCCGAAGCCTTTGAAAACGGCGAGGGTCCCCGGGTCCTCACCGAAGAAGAGCGCCGTACTTTGGAGGCTTTCTCCGACCGGATCCTGCCGCCCGACGGCGACGCTCCAGGAGCGTCGGCTCTGGGCGCGGTTGTGTTCATGGATCACTACGCCGCCCAGAAGCCCGACGTTCTAGAGGTGATCCGTCATGGTCTCGAAGTCCTGGACGCCCGGGTGAGTGAGGCCCACCCTGACCCGGGCGGCTTCGCAGAGTTGGACGGCGACGCCATGGACGCCATCGTGGGTGGACTGGAGATGGATGCACCCGACGCGTTTTGGCCGCTGCAGAACATGGTGGTTTTCGGCGCGTTTTCGGCGCCGGCTAGAGGGGGGAACCGAGACAAGGCGGGCTGGGCTATGCTCGGGTATGACGACCGGATGGCGTGGCAGCCGCCCTTTGGATTCTACGATGCCCAAGCCGCCCAGGGAGGCGATCAATGA
- a CDS encoding TonB-dependent receptor, which yields MLRQVVSHSGLARMLAVLVVVGALIPVSAQAQTGNVTGSVVAATTGQPINGVQVSIVGTTQGALSNANGRFLVTNVIAGTVTVRVNYVGYGTQTQEVTVTSGGTALAEFRLEISAVSLDEIVVTGTAGAVERRKIGVSLASLDIGAISEAQPITSFGQAMEGRVPGLRSIGTVGGVGATRELRIRGTDSFSLGQRPVVYIDGVRVDSRGGEWTRGGLGSSSMTCCSFSGGAGEDRLSDLNPDEIDRIEIIKGPAAATLYGSEASGGVIQVFTKRGRANSPANFSLTTNVGFNQHRKNFPTALRSQRDFGKDGFAAWDPNETLIQKGLINSYNLNVDGGGENITYFVSGGFNYEEGSVQPNDQKKGNLRVNLNWTVGDNFTVGVTSGYVRNRIMSLQSGNNWLGIYTNALLSNPRNATPELPYGGGLDVNVADAQAISTYADADRWTGALTLNYNQSSNLTHKATFGLDALTDQKTRILPFGNHYTYIGESGERNIGYRNARKFTGDYLGNLNYDLPWFSGALAFGGQAYWDVTSTSVATGKDYAGPGVTMVGGAARTFGGETFSESVNIGAFVQNRFDLGDLFVTLAARVDGNSAFGENYGLQLYPKADMAYNIPLSGSGFLSQLKVRAAIGTAGKAPGPFDQFQTYTPNTVLDDEAGVSPSNPGNSALEPENKTEYEAGFDMGLFDNRVGVDFTFYNATTTNALLGIALPPSSGFSSSQRRNVGKILNRGFEVSMNSTLVDASSFRWSAGVNYEWSHNEILDLGDTAIPDSLPVYSSTGGDVPTSWNYFNSLGSYREGYAVGTNVNRMIVGYDAATTTHTRSTYRAFLGNLFPDHMASLNNDFQFGESLRMNVQFRGEWGAVMGNSDRSYGVRQYAYDEYNQFLDASNEPTAQADSILDYMRKVTPSDSRDHIRLQEIALTYDLPEWLLNPVGLQRTSMTLSGYNLMWWDDCNCPDPNQQYQGGADYSTSPFLGLPQPRRFMISFRTRF from the coding sequence GTGTTAAGACAAGTCGTCAGCCACTCCGGCCTAGCGAGGATGTTGGCTGTCCTCGTTGTAGTCGGCGCATTAATTCCGGTGAGCGCCCAGGCGCAGACCGGAAACGTCACAGGTAGTGTCGTAGCTGCTACAACTGGGCAGCCCATCAACGGGGTGCAGGTGAGCATCGTCGGCACGACACAGGGAGCCCTGAGCAACGCCAATGGTCGCTTCCTGGTTACTAATGTGATTGCAGGCACCGTAACGGTAAGGGTGAACTATGTAGGTTATGGAACGCAGACCCAGGAAGTCACCGTCACCAGCGGCGGGACGGCGTTGGCCGAGTTCCGTCTCGAGATCTCCGCGGTTTCCCTCGACGAGATCGTGGTCACCGGGACCGCTGGCGCTGTGGAGCGTCGCAAGATCGGCGTGTCCCTGGCATCCTTGGACATTGGGGCTATCAGCGAGGCCCAGCCCATCACAAGCTTCGGCCAGGCCATGGAGGGCCGCGTTCCTGGCCTTCGGTCCATCGGGACTGTGGGCGGCGTGGGCGCCACCCGTGAACTCCGTATCCGAGGTACCGACAGCTTCAGCCTCGGCCAGCGCCCCGTCGTCTACATCGACGGCGTGCGCGTGGATAGCCGGGGTGGCGAGTGGACGAGAGGTGGCTTGGGGAGCTCCAGCATGACCTGCTGCTCCTTCTCCGGCGGTGCCGGTGAAGACCGCCTGTCCGACCTCAACCCTGACGAAATCGATCGCATCGAGATCATCAAGGGTCCGGCAGCGGCAACGCTGTACGGCTCGGAGGCTTCCGGCGGTGTGATCCAGGTCTTCACGAAGCGTGGCCGCGCCAATAGCCCGGCTAACTTCAGTCTCACCACCAACGTGGGCTTCAACCAGCATCGGAAGAACTTCCCCACAGCCCTGCGGAGTCAGCGCGACTTCGGTAAGGACGGATTCGCCGCTTGGGACCCGAACGAGACGCTCATCCAAAAGGGTCTCATCAACAGTTACAACCTCAACGTGGACGGCGGTGGGGAGAACATCACCTACTTCGTCTCCGGTGGTTTCAACTATGAAGAGGGCTCTGTCCAGCCCAACGACCAGAAGAAGGGGAACCTGCGGGTGAACCTGAACTGGACCGTGGGTGACAATTTCACGGTGGGTGTGACCTCCGGGTACGTCCGGAATCGGATCATGTCTCTCCAGTCCGGGAACAACTGGTTGGGCATCTACACCAACGCCCTTCTGTCCAATCCCCGGAACGCCACGCCAGAGTTGCCCTACGGTGGCGGTCTCGACGTGAACGTGGCTGATGCCCAGGCCATCTCCACGTATGCAGATGCCGACCGCTGGACTGGTGCTTTGACCCTGAACTACAATCAGAGCAGCAATCTCACACACAAGGCCACCTTTGGTCTGGACGCGCTCACCGACCAGAAGACGCGCATCCTGCCCTTCGGCAACCACTACACCTACATCGGCGAGAGTGGCGAGCGGAACATCGGGTACAGGAACGCCCGCAAGTTCACCGGCGACTACCTGGGGAATCTGAACTACGATCTCCCCTGGTTCTCAGGCGCCCTCGCCTTCGGTGGACAGGCGTACTGGGACGTGACTTCCACGTCTGTGGCGACCGGTAAGGACTATGCCGGCCCCGGTGTGACTATGGTGGGTGGCGCTGCCCGGACCTTCGGCGGTGAGACCTTCAGTGAGTCGGTCAACATTGGAGCCTTCGTCCAGAATCGCTTCGACCTGGGCGACCTTTTCGTCACCCTGGCGGCTCGCGTCGACGGGAACAGCGCCTTTGGTGAGAACTACGGCCTCCAGCTGTACCCCAAGGCCGACATGGCCTACAACATTCCCCTCAGCGGGTCCGGCTTCCTGAGCCAATTGAAGGTGCGGGCTGCTATTGGTACGGCGGGCAAGGCGCCTGGCCCCTTCGACCAGTTCCAGACGTACACACCGAACACGGTGTTGGACGACGAAGCTGGTGTCAGTCCCTCTAACCCGGGGAACTCCGCGCTTGAGCCCGAGAACAAGACCGAGTACGAGGCGGGATTCGACATGGGTCTCTTTGACAACCGTGTCGGCGTGGACTTTACATTCTACAATGCCACCACAACGAATGCCCTCCTGGGTATTGCGCTTCCTCCGAGCTCGGGCTTCTCCTCGTCCCAGAGGCGGAACGTGGGCAAGATCCTGAACCGCGGCTTCGAGGTGAGCATGAATTCCACGCTGGTGGACGCGAGTTCATTCAGGTGGTCCGCAGGCGTAAACTACGAGTGGAGCCACAACGAGATCCTGGATCTGGGTGATACGGCCATTCCCGACTCGCTTCCGGTTTACAGCTCGACCGGTGGAGACGTGCCGACCAGTTGGAATTACTTCAACAGCCTGGGCAGCTACCGCGAGGGGTACGCGGTAGGAACCAACGTCAACCGGATGATCGTGGGGTATGACGCCGCGACCACCACACACACCCGCTCCACCTACAGGGCGTTCCTGGGGAATCTCTTCCCGGACCATATGGCATCGTTGAACAACGACTTCCAGTTCGGTGAGTCGTTGCGCATGAACGTCCAGTTCAGGGGCGAGTGGGGCGCGGTCATGGGCAACAGCGACCGGAGCTACGGCGTGCGGCAGTATGCGTACGACGAGTACAACCAGTTCCTGGACGCTTCGAACGAGCCCACAGCCCAGGCCGACTCGATCCTGGACTACATGAGGAAGGTGACTCCGTCGGATTCCCGGGACCACATCCGGCTCCAGGAGATCGCTCTCACGTACGACCTTCCGGAATGGCTGCTGAACCCGGTGGGACTCCAGCGCACGTCCATGACGTTGTCTGGCTACAATCTCATGTGGTGGGACGACTGCAACTGCCCCGACCCGAACCAGCAGTACCAAGGCGGGGCTGACTACAGCACGAGCCCATTCCTAGGGTTACCGCAGCCGCGAAGATTCATGATATCCTTCCGGACGAGGTTCTAA
- a CDS encoding DUF1028 domain-containing protein — protein sequence MKMSTRSPLLILIASLTLYSAMEGSSLAGQQQASVKADLPWPPVATFSILGFDPETGEIGAAVQSRVFSVGNGVLWAKAGVGVAATQAIVDVSYGPQALELLALGYSPDVVVRTILDADPNPDPERWTIEGRQFSVMDFQGNVATHTGPQASTWAGHKIERYVSAQGNILAGPEVVEGMVRAFNETEGHLSYRLMAALEAGQAAGGDIRGMQSAAMLIVKEDGGVWLNNDVVLRLQVDDADNPIVELRRLVELAGQQRDRIQAQRRGSGR from the coding sequence ATGAAGATGTCAACACGCTCGCCCCTCCTCATCCTCATCGCCAGCCTCACCCTCTACTCGGCTATGGAGGGGTCATCTCTCGCAGGGCAGCAGCAGGCCTCGGTCAAGGCTGACCTACCCTGGCCACCTGTGGCAACCTTCTCCATCCTCGGCTTCGACCCCGAGACGGGAGAGATCGGGGCTGCCGTCCAGTCCCGGGTCTTCTCCGTGGGGAATGGAGTCCTCTGGGCGAAGGCCGGTGTCGGCGTCGCAGCCACCCAGGCCATCGTGGACGTGAGCTACGGCCCTCAGGCGCTGGAACTCTTGGCCCTGGGATATTCCCCCGACGTGGTGGTCCGTACCATCCTGGATGCCGACCCCAACCCGGACCCGGAGCGATGGACCATAGAAGGGCGCCAGTTCTCCGTGATGGACTTCCAAGGAAACGTGGCCACCCACACCGGTCCACAGGCGTCTACCTGGGCGGGGCACAAGATCGAGCGGTACGTCTCTGCTCAAGGCAACATTCTGGCAGGCCCGGAGGTGGTCGAGGGGATGGTGCGGGCCTTCAATGAGACCGAGGGCCACCTGTCCTATCGGCTCATGGCAGCGCTGGAGGCTGGGCAGGCCGCGGGTGGGGACATCCGGGGCATGCAGTCCGCCGCCATGCTCATCGTCAAAGAGGACGGCGGTGTTTGGCTCAACAACGACGTGGTCCTCCGCCTGCAGGTAGACGACGCTGACAACCCCATCGTGGAGTTGCGCAGGCTAGTGGAACTGGCTGGCCAGCAGAGGGACCGGATCCAGGCACAACGAAGGGGTTCTGGTCGCTGA
- a CDS encoding amidohydrolase family protein, whose protein sequence is MRLDISKPKSVWTALSALMLSAFAYVPLAAAVQQSTPLPSDTASALVIEPERTLRFTTDEGTWVSLDVSPDGERIAFDLLGDLYTIPIAGGQATRLTQGMEFDATPRWSPDGSRIAFISDRDGGDNLWVVSPNGSGLRKLTKEIDSALGSPEWTPDGQYLVTRRFGPYPSAENYLTNVPLWMYHVDGGSGIQVFPQSPTRKSTNTGAAFSPDGGTLYTSSHGGGYAGETLGSYQVLAFDLETGEETRLTAGSGGGLRPIASPDGKWLVYATRAGVRTALRIRDLSTHEDSWLVEETQRDDQEGYAPNDVFPGYSFTPDSRAVVFYGGGKIKRVELDTREVSVIPFSVDVEIEMGERLFIPLEIPDGRLPVTQLVSVAESPDGSQIAFSAVGKLWTADRGGAGIGTPERLTDQEERAYYPAFSPDGAWVAYITWSDSEGGHVWKARADGSGRPQRLTADPAYVRFPEWSPEGDRVVYSSSPRRVGLGAGPVATLGELRWVSAEGGEPTTIVQGDARSAAVTEGGDHGGRVYFTEDVPNSEPGFNANTTTAVVSVRLDGADKRTHAKISTKAGVEVRVSPDERSLLVMDRDDVYVLPLPAAGGDGIAVNFQSPSVPLRRITTEGANYAAWADGGSTVAWSFANHYYRAPLEAVMSDPESNSWGISHEVVTLTVPRSVPQGEVLLRGARIITMNGDEIIERGDLLVRNNRIVEVGVNVPAPPGAEVIDVSGTTIMPGIVDTHAHPKTGSELAPDQEWSIAANLAHGVTTTRNPSGTRWNVAWGELIDAGEMVGSRIYATGPPLTSNNIQVRNYNDALRAVRRYKAQGVNSLKQYLQPRRIQRQWILKAAHAEGINTTNEGAADLKMDISMAIDGFTGIEHSLGQVPLYKDVITLFAEAKIAYTPTLGVAYGGPAGDGYWRARVDLDKDPKSALFTPSELLVRTRRRPIIVEEDYNFPDIARGLRDIVRAGGIGGLGSHGQQDGIAAHWELWMLQSGDMTNMEALQIATIQGALSIGYETDLGSIEVGKLADLIVLNSNPLDDIRNSTDIRYVMKNGELYEGDTLDRVWPSARPFPIPHWVREQQALEALRGGN, encoded by the coding sequence ATGCGCCTCGATATCTCGAAGCCGAAGTCCGTCTGGACCGCGCTCAGCGCGCTGATGCTGTCTGCGTTCGCATATGTGCCGCTCGCGGCCGCGGTGCAGCAGTCGACCCCCCTGCCATCCGACACTGCGTCCGCGCTCGTGATCGAACCGGAGCGCACGCTTCGTTTCACGACGGACGAAGGCACGTGGGTTTCACTTGACGTTTCGCCGGACGGTGAGCGGATCGCCTTCGATCTCCTCGGAGATCTCTACACGATCCCGATTGCGGGTGGCCAGGCGACACGCCTCACACAGGGTATGGAATTCGATGCGACGCCACGCTGGTCGCCCGACGGTTCGAGGATCGCATTCATTTCGGATCGTGACGGCGGAGACAATCTCTGGGTCGTTTCCCCGAACGGGTCGGGCCTTCGCAAGCTGACGAAGGAAATCGACAGCGCGCTCGGGTCTCCTGAATGGACCCCGGACGGTCAGTACCTCGTGACCCGTCGGTTCGGCCCCTACCCTTCGGCCGAGAACTACCTCACCAACGTCCCTCTCTGGATGTATCACGTGGACGGCGGCTCAGGGATTCAGGTGTTTCCCCAGAGCCCCACGAGGAAGTCGACCAATACGGGGGCCGCGTTCTCCCCCGACGGTGGGACCCTCTACACGTCGTCGCACGGTGGCGGCTACGCGGGCGAGACCCTGGGCAGCTACCAAGTGCTCGCGTTCGACCTCGAGACCGGTGAAGAGACGCGACTCACCGCCGGCTCCGGGGGTGGACTCCGTCCGATCGCGTCGCCCGACGGCAAGTGGCTGGTGTACGCAACCAGAGCCGGCGTTCGAACGGCGCTGAGGATCCGCGACCTGAGCACGCACGAAGACAGTTGGCTCGTCGAAGAGACGCAGCGCGACGATCAGGAGGGCTACGCTCCGAACGACGTCTTTCCGGGTTACTCGTTTACCCCGGATTCGCGCGCGGTCGTGTTCTACGGCGGTGGGAAGATCAAGCGCGTCGAACTCGACACCCGCGAAGTCAGTGTCATTCCATTCTCGGTCGACGTCGAGATCGAAATGGGAGAGCGCCTCTTCATTCCACTCGAAATCCCCGACGGGCGCCTGCCCGTCACCCAGTTGGTGTCCGTAGCTGAATCGCCGGATGGCAGCCAGATCGCCTTTTCGGCAGTCGGGAAGTTGTGGACGGCCGACCGGGGTGGTGCGGGCATTGGGACGCCGGAGCGACTGACCGACCAGGAGGAGCGCGCATACTATCCGGCGTTCTCTCCTGACGGTGCGTGGGTCGCATACATCACCTGGTCGGATTCCGAGGGCGGGCACGTCTGGAAGGCTCGCGCGGATGGTAGTGGCAGGCCGCAGCGCCTGACCGCGGATCCTGCGTACGTACGCTTCCCGGAGTGGAGTCCAGAAGGCGATCGGGTCGTCTATTCGTCGTCGCCGAGGCGGGTAGGGCTCGGCGCGGGTCCGGTTGCAACGCTCGGAGAGCTTCGCTGGGTTTCCGCCGAGGGTGGCGAGCCTACGACCATCGTCCAAGGCGACGCCCGCTCCGCGGCGGTAACCGAGGGTGGTGACCACGGGGGACGCGTCTACTTCACGGAAGATGTCCCGAACAGCGAGCCTGGCTTCAACGCGAACACGACCACGGCGGTCGTCTCGGTTCGCTTGGATGGAGCGGACAAGCGCACACACGCCAAGATCAGTACTAAAGCAGGCGTGGAAGTGCGCGTCTCACCGGACGAGCGTTCTCTGTTGGTCATGGATCGTGACGACGTCTACGTGCTGCCACTTCCTGCGGCGGGAGGAGATGGTATCGCGGTGAACTTCCAATCGCCCTCCGTTCCCCTGCGTCGAATCACGACTGAGGGAGCGAACTACGCCGCATGGGCGGACGGTGGAAGCACCGTCGCGTGGAGCTTCGCCAACCACTACTACCGGGCGCCGCTTGAGGCGGTCATGAGTGACCCGGAATCGAACAGCTGGGGCATTAGCCACGAGGTGGTCACGCTCACGGTGCCGCGCTCAGTCCCTCAGGGTGAGGTGCTTCTCCGCGGTGCGCGCATCATCACGATGAACGGCGATGAGATTATCGAACGCGGTGACCTTCTCGTGCGCAACAACAGGATCGTCGAGGTCGGGGTGAACGTCCCGGCACCTCCCGGGGCGGAGGTCATCGACGTTTCGGGCACAACCATCATGCCGGGCATCGTCGATACACACGCACATCCCAAGACCGGTTCGGAACTCGCACCCGATCAGGAGTGGTCCATTGCCGCGAATCTCGCACACGGGGTCACCACGACGCGCAATCCGTCTGGGACCCGATGGAACGTCGCCTGGGGTGAGCTTATCGACGCAGGCGAGATGGTCGGATCGCGGATCTACGCGACCGGTCCTCCGCTCACGAGTAACAACATTCAGGTACGGAATTACAATGACGCGCTGCGCGCCGTGCGCCGCTACAAAGCCCAAGGCGTGAATTCGCTCAAACAGTACTTGCAGCCCCGCCGGATTCAGCGGCAGTGGATTCTTAAGGCGGCGCACGCAGAGGGAATCAACACCACCAACGAAGGCGCCGCCGACCTGAAGATGGATATATCGATGGCCATAGACGGCTTCACGGGCATCGAGCACTCGCTCGGCCAGGTGCCGCTCTACAAAGACGTGATCACGCTCTTCGCCGAAGCGAAGATCGCCTATACGCCGACCCTCGGCGTCGCATACGGGGGCCCCGCGGGCGATGGTTATTGGCGGGCGCGGGTCGACTTGGACAAGGACCCCAAGTCGGCGCTCTTCACTCCGAGCGAGTTGCTCGTACGGACCCGACGACGTCCGATCATCGTCGAAGAGGACTACAACTTCCCGGATATCGCTCGGGGCCTCAGAGACATCGTCCGGGCCGGTGGGATTGGAGGCCTAGGGTCGCACGGGCAGCAGGACGGCATCGCTGCCCACTGGGAGCTCTGGATGCTCCAGAGCGGTGACATGACCAACATGGAAGCGCTCCAGATCGCCACGATTCAGGGAGCGCTATCGATCGGGTATGAGACGGACCTCGGCTCGATCGAGGTGGGCAAGCTCGCGGACCTCATCGTGCTGAACAGCAACCCGCTCGACGACATTCGTAACTCGACAGACATCCGCTATGTGATGAAGAACGGCGAACTCTACGAGGGAGACACGCTCGATCGTGTCTGGCCCAGCGCGCGGCCGTTCCCCATTCCACACTGGGTTCGTGAGCAGCAGGCACTCGAAGCTCTTCGGGGAGGAAATTGA
- a CDS encoding ectonucleotide pyrophosphatase/phosphodiesterase produces the protein MQSHAAAFRSLPPFVLALFVLVGLPGAAAAQDHNDRLADHVVLISVDGLRPEFYLEERWPAPMMQRIASEGTHATKVRGVTPTVTYPSHTTLVTGALPARHGVTNNRPFEPGGESGLWFMESSQILVPTLWDAVKAAGGTSAGISWPVSAGSVIDFNIPEFWSVPGREGDLTGPAANTAALRSRVTPPGLLEEIENESLGPFSDRYWGRSRSREDMVGDMAAHIIEAKRPNLLVVHLNQTDYHQHAEGREHPEVRLAVAAVDRAIARMVEAADRAGILERTAFIVTGDHGFVDVDTRVAPNVWLVAAGLHEDRPDRGDWRAAFHPAGGSAFLRVRDPSDHEAVNEVRIMLEALQPGVRSLFRVVGREELAAWGADPESPLALAAAPGVSIIGDTHGLAVRSGSGGAHGYFPEMDDIHTGFAAWGAGIAPGRTVPLMGLVDVAPVVAALLGLDFHAPDGVLRPGILAGGG, from the coding sequence ATGCAAAGCCACGCCGCTGCCTTCCGGTCCCTCCCACCGTTCGTGTTGGCGCTCTTCGTTCTGGTCGGCCTGCCCGGGGCGGCCGCCGCGCAGGACCACAACGACCGATTGGCGGACCATGTGGTCCTCATCTCCGTAGACGGACTCCGTCCCGAGTTCTACCTAGAGGAACGCTGGCCGGCACCCATGATGCAGCGCATAGCCAGCGAGGGAACCCACGCGACCAAGGTGCGCGGGGTTACGCCTACGGTGACGTACCCTTCCCACACCACGCTGGTCACCGGAGCGCTTCCGGCCCGCCATGGCGTCACCAACAACCGGCCCTTCGAGCCAGGTGGAGAGTCGGGCTTGTGGTTCATGGAGAGCAGCCAGATCCTGGTGCCCACCCTCTGGGACGCGGTGAAGGCCGCGGGTGGTACCTCTGCTGGGATCTCCTGGCCGGTGAGCGCCGGGAGTGTCATCGACTTCAATATCCCTGAATTTTGGTCGGTGCCGGGGCGGGAGGGGGACCTGACCGGCCCGGCCGCCAACACTGCGGCGCTGCGGAGTCGCGTCACGCCCCCGGGGCTGCTGGAAGAGATCGAGAACGAGTCCTTGGGCCCGTTCTCGGACCGGTACTGGGGCCGGAGCCGATCTCGGGAAGACATGGTGGGCGACATGGCGGCGCACATCATCGAAGCAAAGCGACCCAATCTGTTGGTGGTCCACCTGAACCAGACCGACTACCACCAGCATGCCGAAGGACGTGAGCATCCCGAAGTCCGGCTGGCGGTGGCGGCTGTGGACCGTGCCATCGCACGGATGGTGGAGGCCGCGGACCGGGCCGGCATCCTGGAGCGGACGGCCTTCATCGTCACCGGGGATCACGGCTTCGTCGATGTTGATACACGGGTCGCGCCCAACGTGTGGCTTGTGGCCGCCGGTCTCCACGAGGACCGACCGGATCGAGGTGACTGGCGGGCGGCCTTCCACCCCGCAGGGGGGAGCGCCTTCCTCCGTGTCCGCGACCCATCCGACCATGAGGCCGTCAATGAGGTGCGGATCATGCTGGAGGCCCTACAGCCAGGCGTCCGGTCACTCTTTCGCGTGGTGGGACGGGAGGAACTGGCGGCCTGGGGCGCCGATCCCGAGAGCCCTCTCGCCCTGGCTGCGGCCCCAGGGGTCTCTATCATAGGCGATACCCACGGCCTGGCGGTGCGATCTGGATCAGGGGGTGCCCACGGCTATTTCCCCGAGATGGACGACATCCACACAGGCTTCGCGGCTTGGGGAGCCGGAATCGCTCCTGGTCGGACGGTCCCTCTGATGGGACTCGTGGACGTGGCTCCGGTCGTCGCGGCCCTTCTGGGTTTGGACTTCCATGCTCCCGACGGGGTTCTGCGACCGGGGATACTCGCCGGCGGCGGATAG